From Vigna angularis cultivar LongXiaoDou No.4 chromosome 11, ASM1680809v1, whole genome shotgun sequence:
CCAGTTTGAACATGACTTCAActttaacaaaacaaatataaaatcatgtttagaaaaatgaagaagaaataagaaaataatatgataatacaGAAAGGTCAACTTTGATTTGAGACATAAGAAGACGGCCAACAACCAAGCACGTGAATGCCGTTCACGAACCAGAACCACGCAAGGAAACTTCCAAAGACTGAAATACCAAAACTAACCCAAATAACCCTAAGACCACGCATAAATTGGTGAGGGTATTTCTGTCAACAAGTGAATGTTCCAAGACGCTACTCCTTTATATTATCGTACACAGAAATGGTCGCACGCGGTGTctgtctttaaatttaattttgaaaattcaacGCAACACAACACGCTTATTCGGTTACATAGCCAAATTATCACTTctctcattattttcttcacattCACATAAGCAAGTCAATTTCAGAAGAAAATACAGCGTTTAGAGACATCATGGGAGAAGAAGGTTGCGAGTGCAGGCCACTTGGTTTTTTGATCGGATTGCCCTTTGCTCTCTTGGCCTTGATTTTATCTCTTGTTGGTGCAGTTATATGGGTTTTTGGGTATGTGTTTTTCTCTCaaattttctatctttttctatGTTCAAATATGTTGCTTGGTTTTGTAAAAGTAAACAATATCTGTGCTATTGGGattcttttgttgtgttttatgCATTTTCTGCTTTTGGCccaatttgtgattttttattgtGGTGATGGGAACTGTGCAGATCTATATTGAGTTGCTTGTGTCCATGTTGCATTTGCTGCGCGGGATTGGCCAATTTGGCTGTGAGTCTGGTAAAGCTTCCAGTGAAAGTTCTGAGATGGTTCACTCGACAAATTCCTTGCTAGACAGCTTTTTCGTCTACCCCTTTTCGATTCGTTTGTTGCATTTGTTGGGTCTTGCCATGGCCCTTTTCTATTTCTTGGATTTGCCTATTCTTGTGATTCATGGATTCATAACGATCATTTACAGCTAATATTTGATTCTTTTTCCTGTCTAAATTATCTTCTCTTTCTCTGTGTCTAATCAAAAGAATTGGATGTTGACATTTCATTCAGCATCGATAAGATGAATTGGAACGCCAATTCAGAGCATGAAAGGTTTGAGTGTCACAGGTTCCAAAAGAAACAAGATTTTGGTATCTTTTGATTATTGTTAGAAGTAGTTGTATCTTCTTTTAAAGAAACcttttataaaatgtaaataaaactttatcttaccaattcaatttataaaatgaatattgtTTCCTAGTTAAATTTGTTGACTTTAACTTCTATTAAGAATCTTACCAAAGAAAAAACTTATAAGCATGATGAAAAAAAAGGACccattttaatgaattttgtatttCATAAACTAATCAATTAATTCCAATCTTTAAAGGGCCAAATTAGGGATTTACTGAAGAAGAATTCTTCAAAATTTATGGTTTCTTTTGAGGAAGATATAAGGCGGAGTAGTCTAGATGGACATTTGTGGCTCCTTGTTACCATATTATTTGCCGTCCTTGGATTAATATAAAGAATATGTAATATCACTACACATCATTTGCATAAAAACCTTctccacctatttttttttttctagggGACAGCTAATTGTTTTCACCAGTGTCTTCATATTTTTAGTGTCAGCTCCATTGCTTTTTGCACTTAATTTTCTCATTATTGTTGTGGGTGGAAAGGGTATAGATTGTAAAAgactcttttctctctctatatacatgaaaatagagaagaaaggaTGTGTGCGGTcgtgagagagaaaagaagaaaacagaagtgAACAAAATGTAATTGGCGGTTTGGATTGCATCTAGATAATTTTTActacataaatttttttcattaatttaaattatattgcaTCCAGACTTCAACATGTGATCATATCAATAAATCTTTCTTCAGTATCTTATCATTAAATGTCTTCGTCTATAtgatttaaatcataaaaaaaaaactaataaatattagttacaACATAGATCTTTGCTTGATATCCACAAACAACCATAATACATAAACACAGTTGAAGAGTaacttagaaaattaaataattttaaaatttattttaattttacataatgtTAATTTGTTGGATAAGCCTCTAAGCGGCTCACGTTATTCAAAAAGTCCatatttgtaattttcattttctgttatttgtgtgtgttttgtgttttgaattttattttatgatttctaGGTTTACTTAAACTTATGTGTATCAAAAGCtaatgtaaacatttttttagtcATATTATATGTGTTTGTATTCTTTAAGAGAGGATCTTGGTTTTTGGATCAAAACTCTAATTCTTataaaagattaacatctttatGGAAAATCTTCACTTTACCTATCAATATACTATATTGTGGCATTCTCATTTCTATCTTATTTTGCATTCTactctaatttatttttgttctatctcttgaggattcaaattcagaaaaaatCAGATTTTTTCTAGACAAGACTGTATCATTTGATATTCAGAACGAGATTCtagtttgatattttttcttagATACCAAATATCATTTTGATATTCAGAACAAGGTTCtagtttgatattttttcttagATACCAAATATCATCTGGTATCTAGAATAAGGTTTTGgtttgaatattttcttttatcttattttttgtcataaaagaataatattttatcccattcctttgaattattttttagatttttgtgtTCTTCCTTTAAGTTTTGTATTTATACATTTGAtttgtgaaaattattttttttttctattatttgtaGTCCCACTTAATGGTTTTTTCTGATCTTGAGTTTTGGTATTTGAAGAACAATTTgtttagttttctttatttgtgtgttgaattacaaaattgaaaaaaaaaagactagtAGATCCAagtcaaaaggaaaaaaatatatattgaaagaaaaaaaattaaggattCAACcgtaaaatatatgtaaattaaggaaacaaacatatattgcttatgattgttaagatcttaaattatatttagtcTTTATTTTAGAGTCTTTGGGATGTCTCATTTAACCATTTTTGGTAgtcctattatttttttttattgtttattttcttaaaaaaaaattccttaaaTTTTTGTCTagaattttgtattttctttgacCTCTTTAGTCAATATTTAGATCTCGTAATGTTTTTCACATTGTTTGTTCACTATTTGCATAAGTTACTAGAGTTCTTTGTCAAGTACTAAAGAAAATTTGAGTGTTAAAGGCAAGAGAGTAgagttttgtattttctttgacCTTTTGAGTCAATATTTAGATCTCATAACATTTTTCACATTGTTTGTTCACTATTTACGTAAGCTAGTGGAGTTCTTTGTCAAGCACTAAAGAAAATTTGAGTGATAAAAGGCAAGAAAGTACATTCAAGAAAAATCATATAAGTGTGATACACAAGTGAAAATTGAATGAAACACTTAGATGAGTGGTGAGAatccaaatatattttattattttattttcctaaccTTTTACACGATTTATCAATATTGAACAATGCAACATATTTTAGCATAGAAATCTTTTTGGAAGTTATGTGTTCATGAGGTCTTGGTGGAGAAAATCAATACCTTGGAGTCCAAAATTGTAAAGTTGACTAGCAAGATCTTTAGTATTAAAAGGAATCACAAgtctaaaaaaatgttttcccAAGAATTAAATCAAGTGCTATAAAATGCTCCAAATGTGAAGGTTGTGGGCATAAAACTCATCAGTGTCCCAATTGGAATACAAGTCCCATGACTACTAATGAAGACCTCAAGAACTACATTCTATAtttgaagaaggaggaagaaagGACTTTGTAaaaattgggttaaatatgcttttagtcCCTAGattatcaagcgattttggtttTCGTCCTTCTTCgaaaggtttgttcattttcgTTCTCTTAGTTTGAAAACTCgtatttttagtccttaaaaagcAACGACATTAAGTTTTTTGTGAGGTGGCAAACAGCGAGTCACGTGTGATGCCTCCTTCCGTGATTACTGTGTGTCatgttgcttttcttttttcaaatcaGATTAAGTGATTGCCACGTTTTCGTTTCTGAAATCAGATTACagttatttgaaaataattaggGTTCTTAAGTTATCTTTTTTCAATTGGGGAAAAGTAGTTTTACTCGAAGCAAGGAGTTTAAGCAAGGTGGTCGTTGCGGTGGTCGTGAAAGAAACGATGGTTGTGAAAGACAAGCGTAAGCAATCAAggtaagtttttgtttttctttttcgtttaTGGTTGGTCCAATTTGGTGATTCCGGAAAGCCAATTGTTGCTCTGTTTGGCGACGGTGGAAGCAACAACTGTGTCGGAAGAAGAAGATACAGTAGCGTATGCAATCGTGTAAAAAAGTCCCTCTACTCGACCAAACAGTTCTCTAAGTAAGCCTTCAACGTCCTTCGACTCGGGTAAGAATTCGAGTTTGAATCCGAATCAGGCAAGAGAGAGGGAGCCGCGAAGAAAGTGTTTGGTCGAAGCAGAGAAAGCGTGGGATTGAGGACGGTTGGGAAGGCGGCTCGTACTCCGGTTCCCAAACGGAGCAGAGAATATGTTGGGCGTGCAAGGTAGCAAAGTTGTCATGGTATTTGGTTCGCAACGAACCGGGGGGTTTAAAAGGGTGAAGTAATAAACCTAGTTAGCGGTTAGGTTGAAAGTGAATATAGCTGGAGCTTTGAAGTGGTAATGGAGTTACGCAAATGCAAAATTATGGAGATTTTGTTGTAGTGTAGACCTTCCTGCTTCCCTTTCTTCTCCTCCTTTCCTAGGTTTTAGAAATCCAAAGGGCCCACCCATATCATATTTCACAATCTGATTTGAAAAAACAGAAAAGCAATGTAGCACATAGTAATCAGGGAAGGTGGCTTCACATGTGGCTCGCCGTTTGCCACCTCACAAAAAACTTAACGTCGTTgctttttaaggactaaaaatacGAATTTCCAAACTAAGAGAAcgaaaatgaacaaacctttcGAAGAGGGACGAAACCCAGAATCACTTGATAGTTCAGGGACTAAAAGCATTTTAACCCGTAAAAATTAGATGTGTTGAAAAGAAGACACGAGAAAACATTTAAAAGAACACATAAAGGAGCACTTATAGACATGGAAGAAAGAGAAACtataggaaaagaaaagaaagagggcgaagaaagagaaaaaaaaaagaaaaagaagagaaagagaagagagtgagagaggagaaagaaaatagagaaaaagaagagaaagaaaagaaatcacATGAAATCATTCCATATACATTCATACACAAGAACTAGTCTAAGAAGAACCACTAAATAGCACAAAAACCCCTTTAAACTCATCCTTACAGAAGTAGAGCTCAACCCCACAAACTAGCGCTCAATGCTACAACCATTGGAAACCTGACGC
This genomic window contains:
- the LOC108333644 gene encoding signaling peptide TAXIMIN 2; translated protein: MGEEGCECRPLGFLIGLPFALLALILSLVGAVIWVFGSILSCLCPCCICCAGLANLAVSLVKLPVKVLRWFTRQIPC